A window of the Fusarium fujikuroi IMI 58289 draft genome, chromosome FFUJ_chr09 genome harbors these coding sequences:
- a CDS encoding related to tetracycline resistance protein from transposon Tn4351/Tn4400 — protein MGDRKIAIIGAGPAGCLLARLLHLAGTEVTVFEGEAHPNFRSQGGTLDLHTATGLAALKEAQLFDEFLKHARYDGQYMAIVDKDLEYHLIRNADGKYNKIEDRPEIDRSKLREILAQSLPEGMIKWGHHLKKVEGRTLFFNHTTVDGFDLIVGAEGAWSKVRKEIDPSLVPKFAGIAMHELEVTNAENNAPELTKLVNRGSVFASTDGKRTTIQQMGGGSLNIYCGYVTDNEDWAKPENCGFDPYNLKETTQALLNTKYKDWDPRLKQALELADGRCAPRSLYMLPIGSKWEHKQGLTLIGDAAHLMTPYAGEGVNQALDDAMQLAKVINGAANKDDAALDKAIKSFEKDMFARILPVQELTWGLLQDWMYTPGAPKAVMAKSMSRHVKHRLPLVLQPLGLAAVHGYYFLKNKNLIS, from the exons ATGGGTGACCGCAAGATTGCAATCATTGGTGCAGGCCCAGCTG GTTGTTTACTGGCAAGACTCCTACATCTCGCAGGCACAGAAGTCACAGTCTTCGAAGGGGAAGCCCATCCAAACTTCCGATCCCAAGGCGGCACCCTCGACCTCCATACAGCAACTGGACTCGCAGCCCTCAAAGAAGCCCAACTCTTCGACGAGTTCCTGAAGCATGCCCGTTACGACGGACAATACATGGCAATCGTTGACAAGGACCTCGAATACCACCTCATTCGAAACGCAGACGGCAAATACAACAAAATCGAGGATCGCCCTGAGATCGACCGCTCGAAACTCCGTGAAATACTGGCCCAGTCACTTCCCGAGGGCATGATCAAATGGGGCCACCATCTTAAGAAGGTCGAGGGCCGAacactcttcttcaaccaTACAACAGTCGACGGCTTCGATCTCATTGTCGGTGCCGAAGGTGCCTGGAGTAAAGTTCGAAAGGAAATTGACCCAAGCCTGGTCCCCAAGTTCGCGGGAATCGCTATGCACGAGCTTGAAGTCACAAATGCCGAGAATAATGCACCCGAGTTAACGAAATTGGTCAACCGTGGAAGTGTCTTTGCCAGCACAGATGGCAAACGAACAACGATCCAACAGATGGGTGGTGGTAGTCTCAACATCTACTGCGGCTATGTCACCGACAACGAAGACTGGGCGAAGCCAGAGAATTGCGGCTTCGATCCTTACAACTTGAAGGAGACAACCCAGGCattgctcaacaccaagtaCAAGGACTGGGACCCTCGACTGAAGCAAGCACTAGAGTTGGCTGACGGACGATGCGCTCCTCGCTCTCTCTACATGCTTCCCATTGGCAGCAAGTGGGAGCACAAGCAAGGCCTAACTTTGATCGGCGACGCGGCACATCTCATGACACCCTACGCTGGCGAAGGCGTCAACCAAGCTCTCGACGATGCGATGCAACTTGCAAAAGTCATCAACGGGGCTGCCAACAAGGATGATGCAGCACTTGACAAGGCGATCAAGAGTTTCGAAAAGGACATGTTTGCTCGCATTCTTCCAGTTCAGGAACTTACCTGGGGATTGCTGCAAGATTGGATGTATACACCTGGAGCTCCCAAGGCGGTCATGGCTAAATCTATGAGCAGACATGTGAAGCATCGACTTCCATTGGTGCTCCAGCCTTTGGGATTAGCGGCTGTGCACGGATATTACTTtctgaagaacaagaatctCATTAGTTGA
- a CDS encoding probable fluconazole resistance protein gives MAGNIVDQELLDAERAASPQRYQQRDSAEIERVISASTVSSSSSENSARRRSRSIGQYNSISRISTQNDLERHPTELSRIQTARSQHNATVGGNLRSRTASRASRKPLPNFGAGKPYPPPLPEQEQYVVEFDGPNDPMHSQNWPLRKKLITAAVLGFTTMTSAFTSSIFSAATMVVAHEYNVGNEVGLLGTTFYVLGFAFGPSLWAPLSELRGRRLPILISIFGFSVFSIGCATGKDIQTILLCRFFSGFFGACPLAVVAAVFSDMFDNRTRGTAITLFSMSVFTGPLLAPFIGGFIVESHLGWRWTEYLASIMGFTALILDIIFLEETYPPVILIAKAADLRRRTKNWGIHAKQEEIEVDFKELVQKNFSRPLRLLFTEPIILLLSIYMSFIYGLLYLFLTAYPLVFVGVHGFSSGQSGLCFFGMIVGQLIAGATVIAQQPWYIRKLAANNGIPIPEWRLPNIMAGGVAFAIGIFWFGWTGYTKDIHWIVPTLSGLFTGFGLMSIFLQALNYLVDAYLMFAASAIAGNTFLRSLCGAGFPLFARQMFDGMGIQYAATLLGCVAAVLAPIPFIFYRYGAKIRQRSKYAPTAPPAPASGSSAEEDEKENDNDTALAAVIARRDSVASGANKESA, from the exons ATGGCGGGGAATATCGTCGATCAGGAGTTGCTAGACGCTGAACGCgctgcttctcctcagcgATATCAACAGCGCGACAGTGCTGAAATAGAACGAGTCATCTCCGCATCAACcgtctcctcatcgtcctccGAGAACTCGGCACGTCGACGAAGCCGTTCAATTGGCCAATACAACAGCATCAGCCGCATCTCGACCCAGAACGACCTGGAGCGTCATCCTACAGAGCTCAGCAGGATACAAACAGCCCGAAGTCAACACAATGCCACCGTCGGAGGTAATCTTCGCTCCCGCACAGCGTCGCGAGCTTCAAGAAAGCCTCTCCCCAACTTTGGCGCTGGAAAACcatatcctcctcctctacCGGAACAGGAGCAGTATGTTGTTGAATTCGATGGACCCAATGATCCTATGCACTCGCAGAATTggccgttgaggaagaagcttATTACTGCTGCCGTTTTGGGCTTCACCACCATGACATCTGCCTTCACATCCTCCATTTTCTCTGCTGCGACCATGGTCGTTGCTCATGAGTACAACGTTGGCAACGAGGTTGGACTTTTGGGAACGACCTTTTACGTGCTTGGTTTTGCTTTCGGCCCCTCGCTTTGGGCTCCCCTGTCGGAGTTGCGCGGTCGTCGACTTCCAattctcatctccatctttggcttctctgTCTTCTCCATTGGCTGCGCAACTGGCAAGGATATCCAGACTATTCTCCTGTGCCGATTCTTCAGTGGTTTCTTTGGAGCTTGTCCTCTTGCTGTCGTCGCCGCTGTCTTTTCCGATATGTTTGACAACCGCACTCGAGGAACTGCCATtactctcttctccatgtcCGTCTTTACTGGTCCTCTTCTCGCTCCCTTCATCGGCGGTTTCATTGTTGAGTCCCATCTTGGATGGCGCTGGACTGAGTATCTTGCTTCTATCATGGGTTTCACTGCTCTCATCCTCGATatcatcttcttggaggagacTTACCCGCCTGTCATTCTCATCGCCAAGGCGGCTGATCTGCGACGTCGCACTAAGAACTGGGGTATCCATGCCAAGCAAGAGGAAATCGAGGTTGACTTTAAGGAGCTCGTCCAGAAGAACTTTTCCCGACCTCTGCGTCTGCTCTTTACCGAGCCCATTATTCTTCTGCTCTCCATCTACATGAGCTTCATCTATGGACTCCTCTACCTTTTCCTTACTGCCTAccctcttgtctttgttggcGTCCACGGCTTCAGCTCTGGTCAATCcggcctttgcttcttcggTATGATTGTTGGTCAGCTTATCGCTGGTGCTACAGTCATTGCTCAACAACCCTGGTACATTCGCAAGCTTGCTGCCAACAATGGCATTCCTATTCCCGAATGGCGTCTGCCTAACATCatggctggtggtgttgcCTTTGCCATCGGTATCTTCTGGTTTGGATG GACTGGATACACCAAGGACATTCACTGGATCGTTCCCACTCTCAGTGGTCTCTTCACTGGCTTCGGTCTCATgtccatcttcctccaggCTCTCAACTACCTCGTCGATGCATACCTCATGTTCGCCGCCTCCGCCATCGCCGGCAACACATTTCTTCGATCTCTCTGCGGTGCTGGTTTCCCTCTGTTTGCCCGTCAAATGTTCGACGGTATGGGCATTCAATATGCTGCCACCCTTCTTGGCTGTGTCGCCGCTGTGCTCGCACCAATCCCCTTCATCTTCTACCGCTATGGTGCCAAGATTCGCCAGAGAAGCAAGTATGCTCCCACCGCTCCTCCTGCCCCTGCCTCTGGCTCTTctgcagaggaagacgagaaggagaatgatAACGATACCGCCCTGGCTGCTGTCATCGCTCGTCGTGACAGTGTGGCCAGTGGAGCCAACAAGGAGAGTGCTTAA
- a CDS encoding related to multistep phosphorelay regulator 1: MSPTEEKSDDVDFGDNIDMITFEQILEMDEPGDCEFSSSIVFGFFEQAEETFDQIKEALEEEDLDKLSSLGHFLKGSSATLGLIKIRDGCEKIQRYGKHEKLDGSPEDDSEVCLKHIKDAFEAVKTDYAEVEKLLRQYYDSRE, encoded by the exons ATGTCGCCAACCGAGGAGAAG AGTGACGATGTCGATTTCGGTGACAACATCGATATGATCACTTTCGAGCAGATCCTTGAAATGGATGAGCCAGGCGATTGTGAATTCAGCTCTTCTATTGTatttggcttcttcgagCAAGCAGAAGAGACTTTTGACCAGATAAAGGAGGCATT ggaagaggaagatcttGATAAGCTCTCGTCTCTTGGACATTTCCTCAAGGGCTCATCAGCGACTCTGGGACTCATCAAAATCAGGGATGGCTGCGAAAAGATCCAGCGTTATGGCAAACACGAAAAGCTCGACGGCTCCCCTGAAGATGACTCAGAGGTTTGTCTAAAGCACATCAAAGACGCTTTCGAAGCTGTTAAAACGGATTACGCCGAGGTCGAGAAACTTTTGAGGCAGTACTATGATTCAAGGGAATAA
- a CDS encoding related to myo-inositol transporter, producing the protein MDSSQAPLIAGHSDEEELEYDVAQGSPAEAGKTEGGMPSLFVLVLTFAAGISGLLFGYDTGVVSATLVSIGTSLSNRELTSMDKSIITSSTSLFALIISPFSSVLADRLGRKHVILYADILFVAGALLQAWSSTVPIMVAGRCIIGAGVGAASFVVPLYIAEIAPAAHRGRLVTLNIMFITLGQVIAYVVGWAFSTYGHAETGWRWMVGLGALPAIVQGSMIAFMPETPRWLVKVGRSGTAKEVIRRVNGDTLQHNADIIIKEIELEVRDEYEAQRLRDLRASGRWKWLGGWELLISEGRNRRALAIACLLQGLQQLCGFNSLMYFSATIFTVIGFQSPTLTSMVVAVTNFLGTVAALGLVDRIGRRRVLLYSIPFMIAGLLLSAYGFSFLSLAAGVNTTPDEPPATSGHEMAALTILVSIMVYVAAYALGLGNVPWMQSELFPLAVRSLGSGVATSTSWAANFVIGLTFLPLMDLLSPSWTFVLYACICGVGYFLVWRIYPETAGLSLEEATALLDDGWGVR; encoded by the exons ATGGATAGCTCCCAAGCGCCGCTGATTGCGGGCCAcagcgacgaagaagagcttgaatATGATGTTGCTCAAGGGTCTCCCGCCGAAGCCGGCAAGACAGAGGGTGGAATGCCCAGCTTGTTTGTCCTGGTCTTGACGTTTGCTGCTGGTATCAGCGGCCTGCTTTTCGGGT ACGACACAGGTGTTGTTTCCGCAACCCTCGTCTCAATAGGCACATCCCTCTCGAACCGCGAATTGACCTCGATGGACAAATCGATCATTACATCCTCCACCTCGCTCTTTGCACTCATCATCTCTCCTTTTTCGTCCGTTCTCGCCGACCGACTCGGACGTAAGCACGTTATCCTCTACGCCGACATCCTCTTTGTTGCTGGCGCACTTCTACAAGCATGGTCTTCGACGGTCCCCATCATGGTCGCTGGGCGGTGTATCATCGGTGCGGGAGTTGGTGCAGCCAGTTTCGTAGTGCCGCTCTACATAGCCGAGATAGCACCCGCTGCGCATCGTGGACGGTTGGTGACGCTGAACATCATGTTCATCACGCTGGGTCAGGTAATCGCATACGTCGTTGGTTGGGCCTTTTCGACCTACGGTCACGCGGAGACAGGATGGCGGTGGATGGTCGGTCTAGGTGCTCTACCTGCCATTGTCCAGGGGAGCATGATTGCTTTCATGCCTGAGACACCTCGATGGTTGGTCAAGGTCGGCAGATCTGGGACAGCAAAGGAGGTTATACGACGAGTCAATGGCGACACATTGCAGCATAATGCGGACATCATTATTAAAGAGATCGAGCTGGAAGTGCGGGATGAGTACGAGGCACAACGCTTGCGCGATCTCCGAGCATCTGGCCGTTGGAAGTGGCTTGGCGGATGGGAGCTTCTGATCAGTGAAGGGAGAAACCGAAGAGCTTTGGCTATTGCTTGTTTACTCCAAGGCTTACAACAGCTTTGCGGTTTT AATTCACTCATGTACTTCTCCGCAACCATCTTCACAGTTATTGGATTCCAAAGCCCAACGCTTACCTCTATGGTAGTCGCCGTTACGAACTTCCTCGGCACAGTCGCTGCGCTTGGACTTGTTGATCGCATAGGCCGAAGGAGAGTTCTCTTATACTCGATCCCATTCATGATCGCTGGCTTGCTGTTGTCTGCCTATGGCTTCTCGTTCTTGTCGCTGGCGGCAGGAGTCAACACCACACCCGATGAGCCGCCCGCCACATCAGGACACGAGATGGCTGCCCTCACTATCCTCGTGAGCATTATGGTTTATGTCGCTGCGTATGCGCTCGGTCTAGGTAACGTGCCATGGATGCAGAGTGAATTGTTCCCTCTAGCTGTTCGATCGCTCGGTAGTGGAGTTGCAACATCGACAAGCTGGGCAGCCAACTTTGTCATTGGGTTGACTTTCCTGCCACTAATGGATCTGCTGAGCCCATCTTGGACATTCGTGTTATATGCTTGTATCTGCGGTGTTGGTTACTTTTTGGTCTGGCGCATTTATCCTGAGACGGCGGGGTTGAGTCTCGAAGAAGCGACAGCTTTACTTGACGATGGTTGGGGCGTTCGATGA